The Antennarius striatus isolate MH-2024 chromosome 8, ASM4005453v1, whole genome shotgun sequence nucleotide sequence tctcttcccatctacaccatgatagaacaacttgaaccctgctcctaaacttctagccttgctacctttccacctggtctcctggacacacagtatgtctaccttccttctctgcatcatgtcaaccaactctctaccttttcctgtcatagtcccaacattcaacgtccgtactctcagtcctatactcttggcgttcctcttctctctcttcctttgatcacactttcctcctctctttcttcgacgaacagtagtccaatttccaccggcaccctgtaggtcaacagcactgatggcggtcgttgttaacccgggcctcgaccgatccggtatggaagtcataggtttgattcgcatgtttgatttggcaaaagttttacgctggatgcccttcctgacacaaccctctgtatttattcgggcttgggactggcacaataaaacactgtcttgtgtcctcttgtgacTACATTGCTCTCACTGAGCCCCTGCCACCCATATATCCCTGGGGAACCGATCGTACgacttctccaagtccacaaacacatgtagactggatgagcatactcccaagccccctttaggatccctgcgagagtcaagagctggtccgttgttccacaacCAGTTGTTCTACGATCATATAAACAGAATATTGATATAATCCTCAATTTGAATGTGAGCCCATGGCAGTTTCCTTGTGCACAGGACAAAGCACTTGTTTCCAAGATCCATCAAAACAGAAACACCAGGGAAGTCAGAATTCTGATGAAATTTATGAAGACAGCCTTTGTAGCCCAGAATACTGTATGTTGACAACACTGAAAGCAACATTGACATTAATATCCTTTAATATCTGCAACTCATTTCCGTTTAGCTGTTTTTATTGCTTGTCTCTTGGCTTAACTGTGCAGCTGGGGAAGAAGAAAATACCACTAGAACTGCAAGGGCTGATCCAGTTTTTCTACTTGATGCTGCTGTCTGAAAATACAGTAGTCTACTTCAAGGTCTACTAGTCTACTGTAAACTGTAAAGAGAACAACTCAACATACATCTGCTGTTGAGCTGACAGTAGTTCTGTTTTTGGACATTTCACAATTCAGATATAATTGCTGCTTTTTATGAGTTAACAACAATAGAAGTACTGATTTATTCCATGTGGTCAAAATGGAGATAAAATTGCTGCACTGATTCAGTGGGGGTTCATCTCCCCCACTGAAAATAAGTAGTAAAATTGCTTCATTTGAATTTGGATTTCTTGAGGTGTGTTTTCTAAAACACTTGGAGAGCTCTGTGAAACTATTTACCAGCTGTGGTCTGTCATAGACACTATACTCAGAGCGATATGAGAAACTTGGAGCAGCACATTTGTTGGAAGAAGTGAAGCAAAGGGTCGCCATGAAGACCAAGTGAAGGGTATCCAGTCAAAAATTCCAATACAACAGTCTTTCGCAAGCGCTTGCAGTCAAGCAGCCTCTTGGACATTATGCATCATCATAATTACCTCCAAACCTATATACATCTCACTATAATGACTTTCTTGTTTAGAATTGTGGAGCATAAAGAAaatatcaacacacacatatactgtatattatagtAATAACATGAAACCACCAGGTTGAATAAATTTTATAATATCTATTCCTCCAAGAAATGCAACCACACACATTGCAGTCATGAAAGGGTTTGGAAGCACAGCATTTTCAAGATGAGAAGATTTACACTGAGCACAATGCTTCACCTAAACACAGATTACTGACAAGATTTTGCTGGAATTGAATTTCATAATGATGCAATATGAGGCTATATTGGAGACAGTCTTGGATCATGTCCTACATATAGTCTGTTCCTGTAGTTTGCCTTCATTTCActtaggtcaacagcgccgatggcagtcgttgttaacccgggcctcgaccaatcctgTATGGAAGTCACAGGTTTGATTtggatgtttgatttggcaaaagttttacgccgcatgcccttcctgacgcaaccctctgtatttatccgtgctttggaccggcacaataagacactggcttgtgtcctcttgtggctacattaagcTTTCTATTTAGATATTCAATCATATTAATCAGGCTTAAGTAACTTTAAACGTCCTGTGGAAgtgtgaaaatacagtatttaaattcTGAGCTTGTAAACATGTAGGAATATCATGTACcagtgatcacacacacacacacacacacacacacacacacacacacacacacacacacacacacacacacacacacacacacacacacacacacacacacacacacacacacacacctgatctcGGATCTGATTTCTACGGACATTTCCACTTTCTGTGGGGGAGTCGTTGGTGTCAATCTGATCCCAAATCGGTGTTCCCGCCTTCCGCGTTCCCGCGCGGGGACCACGTGTCTCGGTCCGGCCTCCCAAGAGGCCATGTGGAACGGCAAGATGGCGGCGCGGTGGAGGCTCGAAGACTGGAAGTTAAAAGCCGGCAGCAGCGTCTTTGCCCCGGACAGCGTTCCTGCTGAGGTACCGATTTGCTGGTTCTACCCGGGTTGACGGTTGAACGCCTGTGAACCAGTCGGTTCGATGATTTGATCGGAATTGGTTTACCGGCGCGCGGCCACATCTAGGGAAGGCGACACGTGCGTGGATCCGGTAGCAGGACGAAACGCGTGGAGACCAGGAAGTGGATTTACATGGGCAGCGGGGACTATATGCTCTGTGGGGCTGTAGAAGAACCCTAATGACATGTTGGTTGATATCTCGACCTCCTCATCTCACATGTCTGCCATCAAATGTTGGCACTCGAATCCCGAGGcggatcacttcctgttcaggacacgATGTTCAGATAGGGCTGGACCCTTGAACTGCCCTGCGCACTGATCGGTCCCCTTCAGTTGGAGTTTCTCAACGACATGTCTCAGAACGAATTCTTATCTGGAGCCAATCGACCAGATGTGTTGATccataatattaattattttactgGATTATTTCACTGGATGACCAGTGTTGGTTGTTGGTCGTAAATTGATTATGTACATTGGTGGCTGTAAAGTGTAACTTAATATGTATATCTGTATGTATGGATGTTTGACTGCAGTATGTATGTTTTAACCCCCTCTTTGCTGCCGCAGTCGTGCAAATTTCCCCACTTTTCggacaaataaaggtttatctttAACCAGAATATTGTTGAAAAGCTAAGGATGACGTTTTCCTGGTTTCACAGGGGGGTATATTCgcaaaacataaaattaatatGTAGTAATTGTGAGTTTGTGTCTCCACAGTCGGTTCTGAGTAGGTGTGGTGAGGAAGATACCCAGTCCCACATGGACCAGTCAATCCTGGCCATTTTTGAAGACTCCGGTCTTGCATCAGAGGTAACACAAACTAAACCTCTCTGAACATCATCTCAAGGGGAAGGTGAGGACGTTGGTAGAATATGAGTTTAGTTCACAGATAAGTGTGGATTTTTCAGGACAAGTGTGGCGTGGAGGAAGACAGCGTGACTCTGCTGTCAGCGCTGACCGACATGCTGGACAGCGTAGGGGTTGAAGATGGGGCTCTGTCTCCGTTTGACACTCTGCCAGACGCAAAACCCCTCACCCACCCGGAGAGCAGGAACAACTCAGTGGTGAGTGATAGCAAATGTTTAGGGGTAGCATTGTTCCATGATGACTTCTTGTTTGAATCCAGATAGCTAAGAGGACACGCTTCGACAAAGCAAACTGAATGCAGATCAAGTTTTTGCCTTTGTCTCTTTTTATTAGGAACCATCTCTTGCTGAAAGACTACGGCCAAGAATCAAATCACCAAATGCaaaattcacaataaaaatggatggaGTAAAAGAGTATGGGAGACTAAGCAGCCGTCCACACAAGAAAATGTTGTTTCAGTCaagaaataagaaaacagaGGCTGAAGTGGAGGTTTTCACCTCCACTTCTCTCGCCAACCTGGTGAAAATCATGCACCCTTACTGTTTAAGGCTGCGtgtggaagaggagggggatAAACCAAGTAAGAATCCCACATTTTTCTCACAGGAAGAGGTGTGGAAGTACGAGAGACCTAATGAGGAGCTTGACGAGGAGATAAATGTTGTGTCTGATGACGAGGGAACTGTGAAAGCGTCAAAGAAGGTAGACCGGGCCGATGTTGAGAGTGATAACGGCAAACTGTTGAAGAGCGTCCTGTTGAGTGGAAAGTCATCCAGAAGTCCATCCATCGAGAAGAAGAGGGTGAGCTTTGGTTCCGTTCAAGTGGCTTCCTATGACGCATCGGTGGAATGGGGATCAAGTGAGAAAAACCTGACAAGTGGACCCACCGGTGAAGCTGTGTCCGTTCCACCGAACACCAAAAAAGCTCCAGCAGACTCTTTGGGACTGTCCTCAGAGACTAACGGCAACCGAGCTGAGGTTTTGCCACCAAAGGGTGAGACGAAGACCAAGGCACTCAGCCTACAGCAGTACAGACAACTGTGCCAAAACAGGCCGCCCCTGGTGGAGAAACAGGGTAACTACACCACGAAATGGCCATCGGTGTCTGAGCCCCTCAAAGGGCTTGCCCCCATCTTCTGCTTACAAGGCGAAAGACCAAACATCTGCGAATCAAAGTCCACACACCTTTACTCAGATGGCTGGAGAAATGGTGCTGATCAACCGCATAGATCTAAAACATCTGGTTCCGAGATTAATTGCGTCTCTGCGCTCCCTGGACCTCACCCTTCAAAGACCAGAACATCTGCTCCTCCTGGTAGTAATGAATTCatgcacaaaataaaagagTCCAAAATCACCTCACTTGATAATCAGCTGGTAGGCATCGCAGCTAATCTGCCAAAGAAACCCAAACTGCTCAGTAGTGATCCCCCAAATCCGGTCCTGGTCCCGCTATCAGTTAGTGAAACATCAGCGCATACTGAGCACTTGGCATCAGTGTCCAAAGTGAAGCTCCCCAATGGATATTCCGACTTTGACGACACCAGGCACTTTCAAGAAATCCAAAATAGATCTCAACAGTCAACCTCGTTTTGGCCAGAGCCCAAAGTGTTACGAGTGAACCAGGACAGCAAGACCTCATTTCAGGACCGCCAGCCTCATAAAAACATTCTGATtccaacaaaagaaacaaagccAGAAGAAAATACTCCTCGGTCACCATGTTGGTTAGAAGCTCCCACACCAGTAAAGAAGGAACGACAGCCCACTGCTCTGTTTGATTGCATTACAGCTGACACGGGTAAGTTTGGAAACACAACCATCTAATCTGACTCAGTGAGGGAACTAAAGCCACCATTATTTAACTGTGTTTGAAATACCTTCAAAGTAATCATATTGTGTCTGTTTGCTGTTCTCTGGTAGGTATTGAAGCTCCTGATCTGACCAGCCTATTGGAGCAGTTTGAGGAAACACAAGGTGAGCAACCAGATTATAATACACAATCTTTATTCACGTCTAGTTTGTGTAACGTTGTGTTCTTCCTATTCCAGCTAAAAACAACAGGCTGGATCCTCATGCAGAAACGCTTGAATCTTCAAGCTCTCCTAAAACCCTCAGTCATTCACTGATATCAGATTGCATAGACATCCCAGAACCCTTTGGCTCTGAAATTGTTATCAAAACTCAGGACGTTATGCTGGCGAGACACAAAAATCCTCCATCTAAGTCCATTCAGCTTATCGACCCACGACCCCTACGGTCCAGGAAGACGCACTTAGATCTCTCAGAGTTCCCGGCAGCTCTCACCGCTCTACACATGTTCTCGTCTATATTGTCTGATCACGATTACTGTGGACGTGTGGACGGTCCACCGACAAACACAGCTCATCAGAGCAGAGCTGCTAAACTCAAGGATACCAATGGAAGCTCTGATGACCTGGAGGAGACTGCAGATGCGACCACATCCAAGCAAGAGATCCCCACCGATGAATGTAATACCACAGTCATCTCAGCTGTTCATAACTCTGCAAAGTCTGACATACGAGGTCTTTCTGAGGAGCGGTCGACCCCATCTACCGGCGGAGTCCTGCCTCCCTCGGAGAGCACCTCCTCAAGCCACTGCCATACACCTCCACCCAGTTCTCTGGTCCGAGGACGGGAGAGAAGCAGGTATCGGAGAAGAGCTCCTTCCTCTGACTCCAGCTCTTCATCGTCTTCCCCATCCAGCTCTCCATCCCGGTCTCCAAAGAGACAAAAGTAATCCTCGCCTTCCATCAACGTTCACAGTTCGTCTTTGTTTCTTCTATTGGTTATATTGTTGCTCTCGATTCGTCTCACAGGCGCCATCACAAGCGTTCGGAGAGCAATTCTTGCTCATCAACCCCCTCACACTCCGTTTCCCACTCCCCACCTCCCGACTGCAGGTGGTCTTACTCAAGATCCTGGTCCCGGTCTAGGTCCCGATCCAGATCACCATCGCCCGCTCGGGGGCTTCACGGCAGGCGCTGGAAGGAGGTTTACAGGTCAGTTGGGAACGAGTTGtgataaaaaaacataaaaggaAGATTTTCCTTTCTTAAGTCCTCGTGTCTAAATCAGGAGAGGATCCAGGTGGCTCAGGAGCGAGCGTGAGGTCAGGATACGGAAACTTAAAGCCATAGTGAGTAAAAGATTCCAAACACGTCACTGGTGTTTGtgatttctgtttcattttttttggttgattcATGAGCTTAAATCCACCCTCCCGCAGGAGGAGCGGAGAGTGGTCTACGTTGGCCGAATCTGTGGCTCGATGACCCACAACGACCTGAGGGAACGGTTCTCTCAGTTCGGAGAAGTTGAATGTGTGTCACTTCACTTCAGAGAAATTGGGTAGGTGTGCTTGGTTTCaatggcttttaaaaaaaaactttttctacaATTATAATGTATTTCTAAAAAATTGAAAAGCGTTGTCTTTTGTTTCCACAGTCACCACTATGGCTTTGTCACATTCTCCAACATGAAAGATGCTTTTGCCGCCATCAGTAAAGGCAGTAAACTGCGGAGACCTGATGAGCTGCCGTTTGACTTGTGCTTCGGTGGAAGGAGACAGTTCTGTTATTCAGACTACACTGACCTCGGTGAGACTCACGCCACAAACAGTACATTGCAGTGGTGAAGTCACATGTTTGACATGGTTCAGATGGAACTGTTTAATGCATTTCTCTAGCATCCCCAGTCATACTGCATAGTAGGAACAATAATACTTGAATCCATAATGTAACATTAAATGTCTCCCTCCTCAGACGCCACCAGAGATGCAGACCCCTCTCCTGCCAAGAGCAAATTTGAGGAACTGGACTTCGATCAGCTGCTGAAACAGGCCCAGAGAGGACTGAAGAGGTAGCAGGgcaatgaaagaaatgaagaagaaatgtactcTTAATAATTCCTTTGGGGAAATTAGTTTTTCCACTCACAGTCTACATATATATAATTCACtcgcatgtatgtgtgtgtgtgtgtgtacaggacctgacacacacacacacacacacacacacatgcatgcagatATTATAGTGGGAGGTAAAACGACGgccagctccttcatggtgtgccCCCATAGCAGGTTGTAGGGGACA carries:
- the LOC137599800 gene encoding uncharacterized protein isoform X2, with product MWNGKMAARWRLEDWKLKAGSSVFAPDSVPAESVLSRCGEEDTQSHMDQSILAIFEDSGLASEDKCGVEEDSVTLLSALTDMLDSVGVEDGALSPFDTLPDAKPLTHPESRNNSVEPSLAERLRPRIKSPNAKFTIKMDGVKEYGRLSSRPHKKMLFQSRNKKTEAEVEVFTSTSLANLVKIMHPYCLRLRVEEEGDKPSKNPTFFSQEEVWKYERPNEELDEEINVVSDDEGTVKASKKVDRADVESDNGKLLKSVLLSGKSSRSPSIEKKRVSFGSVQVASYDASVEWGSSEKNLTSGPTGEAVSVPPNTKKAPADSLGLSSETNGNRAEVLPPKGETKTKALSLQQYRQLCQNRPPLVEKQGNYTTKWPSVSEPLKGLAPIFCLQGERPNICESKSTHLYSDGWRNGADQPHRSKTSGSEINCVSALPGPHPSKTRTSAPPGSNEFMHKIKESKITSLDNQLVGIAANLPKKPKLLSSDPPNPVLVPLSVSETSAHTEHLASVSKVKLPNGYSDFDDTRHFQEIQNRSQQSTSFWPEPKVLRVNQDSKTSFQDRQPHKNILIPTKETKPEENTPRSPCWLEAPTPVKKERQPTALFDCITADTGIEAPDLTSLLEQFEETQAKNNRLDPHAETLESSSSPKTLSHSLISDCIDIPEPFGSEIVIKTQDVMLARHKNPPSKSIQLIDPRPLRSRKTHLDLSEFPAALTALHMFSSILSDHDYCGRVDGPPTNTAHQSRAAKLKDTNGSSDDLEETADATTSKQEIPTDECNTTVISAVHNSAKSDIRGLSEERSTPSTGGVLPPSESTSSSHCHTPPPSSLVRGRERSRYRRRAPSSDSSSSSSSPSSSPSRSPKRQKWSYSRSWSRSRSRSRSPSPARGLHGRRWKEVYRRGSRWLRSEREVRIRKLKAIEERRVVYVGRICGSMTHNDLRERFSQFGEVECVSLHFREIGHHYGFVTFSNMKDAFAAISKGSKLRRPDELPFDLCFGGRRQFCYSDYTDLDATRDADPSPAKSKFEELDFDQLLKQAQRGLKR
- the LOC137599800 gene encoding serine/arginine repetitive matrix protein 2-like isoform X1, translated to MWNGKMAARWRLEDWKLKAGSSVFAPDSVPAESVLSRCGEEDTQSHMDQSILAIFEDSGLASEDKCGVEEDSVTLLSALTDMLDSVGVEDGALSPFDTLPDAKPLTHPESRNNSVEPSLAERLRPRIKSPNAKFTIKMDGVKEYGRLSSRPHKKMLFQSRNKKTEAEVEVFTSTSLANLVKIMHPYCLRLRVEEEGDKPSKNPTFFSQEEVWKYERPNEELDEEINVVSDDEGTVKASKKVDRADVESDNGKLLKSVLLSGKSSRSPSIEKKRVSFGSVQVASYDASVEWGSSEKNLTSGPTGEAVSVPPNTKKAPADSLGLSSETNGNRAEVLPPKGETKTKALSLQQYRQLCQNRPPLVEKQGNYTTKWPSVSEPLKGLAPIFCLQGERPNICESKSTHLYSDGWRNGADQPHRSKTSGSEINCVSALPGPHPSKTRTSAPPGSNEFMHKIKESKITSLDNQLVGIAANLPKKPKLLSSDPPNPVLVPLSVSETSAHTEHLASVSKVKLPNGYSDFDDTRHFQEIQNRSQQSTSFWPEPKVLRVNQDSKTSFQDRQPHKNILIPTKETKPEENTPRSPCWLEAPTPVKKERQPTALFDCITADTGIEAPDLTSLLEQFEETQAKNNRLDPHAETLESSSSPKTLSHSLISDCIDIPEPFGSEIVIKTQDVMLARHKNPPSKSIQLIDPRPLRSRKTHLDLSEFPAALTALHMFSSILSDHDYCGRVDGPPTNTAHQSRAAKLKDTNGSSDDLEETADATTSKQEIPTDECNTTVISAVHNSAKSDIRGLSEERSTPSTGGVLPPSESTSSSHCHTPPPSSLVRGRERSRYRRRAPSSDSSSSSSSPSSSPSRSPKRQKRHHKRSESNSCSSTPSHSVSHSPPPDCRWSYSRSWSRSRSRSRSPSPARGLHGRRWKEVYRRGSRWLRSEREVRIRKLKAIEERRVVYVGRICGSMTHNDLRERFSQFGEVECVSLHFREIGHHYGFVTFSNMKDAFAAISKGSKLRRPDELPFDLCFGGRRQFCYSDYTDLDATRDADPSPAKSKFEELDFDQLLKQAQRGLKR